TACAGAAAATAGCTCCCCAAAAGAAAAAGGATGTCCGGCAGAAGGACTTCTAAAATTATTATCAGGAAAATGGAAACCGCAGATTTTTTTATTAGCAGTTGATGGTCCAATACGTTTTAACGGACTTTTAAGAGATATTAAAGGCGCAAATAAGCAATCTATTTCGACCGCATTGCGCGAACTCGAAGAGTTTGGACTTTTAGATAAAACAGTCATTAAATTGAAACCTCTTCATATCGAATACAATCTATCAGAAAAAGGAAAATCACTAATTCCGGTATTTAAACAGCTAGAATTTTTTGCTGAAAAGTAAGTAAGATTGTAGTATCAATCATAAAGTAATTGCAATCTTACAAGAATTTGTGTATTTTCACAATTCCAAAAATTTATATGCCGTTACTATGATTGAGATACACAAAAAAGAAGATATCCTGATTCCGTTTAACCAAATTGGCGATGCGGACTGGAAAATGAATACTCAGAAAATTATTGAAGCGATTACAGATAATTTTGGAGACGATTTAAAAAATCCTGTTCCCAAAGAAGAAATTCTGGCGCTGGAAACAAAACTTGGAACTACTTTACCGAAAGGTTTAAAACTATTTTACGAAACATTTGGAATCGCTGCTATTGGCGAACAGCTTCAGGACTTTAACGAAGTAGGCTGGATAAAAGATATCTGGGCAGGTGAACCTCAATATGGCCCCGATTTTACAGGTGATGATAACAAAGTTTTACCGTATTTAATTTCTTTCAGCGACTATTTAGGCAACGGAAATATGTTTTGTTTTCACAGCGAAACCAAAGAAATTTACTATTATGATCACGACGACCAGCCTTATTTAACCAAAATGTTTGATACTGTCGATGATTACTTCAAAGGCTGTTTGATTTTTGCACAAGCAGACTTGGCAGAAAACAATGAAGCGGAGAATTGGACAGAAGAAATTGTTATACAGCTTCTTGGAGAGAAAACTGTAAAAAAATGGAGATACTAAATCTCAAAGAAATTATTTAAAAGCCCAAAATGAATTATATCAAAAAAATTAAACGTCTTTACAATCTTTCTGAAGACGAAAACTATGGTTTTTCAGAAAATGAAATGCTCGATCTTGAGAAAAGACTGAATGTAAAGCTTCCGGAAAAATTCAGAGAATACTATTTGGAATTAGGAAAAGAAGAAAATCTAAATTTTAGCTTTAACCGACTTTTAAAACCGGATGACGAAATAGAATTTTCAGAGGATAACTATTTGATTTTTTATGAAGAAAATCAAAATGTGGCCATCTGGGGAATTAAGAAAGAAGATTTAATAGAAGATAACCCGCCGGTTTACGGCAATTACGATACAATCGAAAGATCTGAGTGGGAAGTTGAAAGCCAGACAACAGAAAACTTTTTCCTGCTGATGGCGGTTTTCAACGGTACCTTGGGCGGACTAAAGTATAACGGGAATTTCATGGGCGAAATTGAACCTGAAATAGTGAAATTTGTTGAAGACAACTGGAAACTGGTTCTGGAAATTAGCAGAGAAAATCAAAAAGTGTACAGCGATCAGTTTCATGATGTCATCAGCCTTTCTTTTGATCAAAATAACAAATGTTTAGCGGCATTTATTGGTTCAAGCAATCAGAATCGTTTTGATGAAATCCTGGATTGTCTGGATATTGACTGGTCGTATCTTTCTTATGATGATGAAGATGACGAATAAAATTAACTAAACTAAAAACAAGTATTTATGTGGTTTAATAAATTTAATTTTTTCGACCTGCATCCGGGACTAACAGAACCAATTCCAGACGATTTTTTTACAAAACCTTACTCAGTAAACGAATTAGAGTTATTAGATAATATACGACAGTTATATCCGGAGGGAACTGCACCTGAGATTTTCCCAATTCCAAAACAAATAAAACTTCCAAAAGAATATATTGAACTTTTGAATTATTCAAACGGTGGCGGTATTTTAAACGGCGATCGTGAATTTGGGTATTTTTCGCTTGAAGATATTAGAGAAATGTACATTTCTTATGGTTTTCCGTTTTGGGCACCGTCATTTCTTCCGGTAGCATTTAATGGCGGAGGAAAATTCTACGCCTACGATTTCAGAAAGGAAAACGAGTTTCCCATAATTGCTGTTTCATCAGGAAATATTGGTTACGATGATGACTGCTGGGGATTTTTAGGCTATACAATGGAAAACGTTTTAAGTAATACAAACAATATTGAAGATGAGCAGGATTAAATAATCCAGCCAGATAAAAAAATAGAAATGAGAGAATTAAATTATTTAGTAAAAATAGAAGGAAACGAAGCACTTTTAGAACGATTTATAGAAGCTGTAAATAACGGTACTGTAAAACTGGATAAAGATTATCCAAATCCATATATGCTGAATTCCGGCGAAAAATTTCTGAATAGTTCTGTAATAGCATACTTTTTTCAAACAAGACCATTTTCGAAAGAACTCTATATTGATTTTTTTGAAAAACTAAGAAAACTAAACAGCTTTAATGAAATTAGCTACAGTATAGGAGAATGGATTAAAGAGCGCATTACAAAAAAGTTTTTTGACGTAAAAAAAGAATATTGGACTGAAGTCAGAACTAAAAAAACTAATCCGGAAATTTCAATATCCGAAGAAGAAAAGGGAATTTTATCCTTCTTATGTTATGTCGCGGTATGTCATATAAAATACGGCCCAAGTTATGCCGCAGTTACTGCCAATGAGTATTTTGATATAGTAACCCAATTAGGTTCAGATGAAGTACAGCGGTTAAAGAAAAATGGAACAGGAAAACTCCCAAAAGAGCTGATAGAATATAAAGACAGTGATTTAACAGCCAAAGCCAATGATGTTTTTGCTAAAATCAGTATAAAACTGGCAGGCGATAATGAAGAAAGTTACAGTAAGGCCTTGAATTTCATAAACAAATTATTGCAGACCGATTTTCCTAAAAGCTTCGAAATTAGTTTTTCATCTAAAGAAAAAGAACTTCTTGCTGTAAAAGGACTTCCAAAATGCGGACAGAATTATCTTTTCGCCGGAGCTGTAAAATATCCAAACCTTCATAAAAGCATTTTAGAATATATTAATCTTGCGAAGAAAAAATACGAATGGTATAACAATCTGGAAGATGAAAATTGTACGATGCCTTCAACTTTTGCCGTTTTTGCTTTAGGATTGCAGGACGAAAAGTATTTTGATACTCTGATCGATTATTACAAAACGGTTGATGAAGAACATCAGTCGGTTCAGCAAAAGTTTACACCGGTATTTCTGGAGAAATTTGGTGTAAATGAGAAATCGGTTAAAGTGTATATCACTGCTATTTTATCGATGCAGGAACATCCGCACAGCAAAGCATTTATTCCCTATTTTACAACTGAAAAAAGCCTGAACCTGCTATTGGACAGTAAGGAAAATTTTGCGAAATATTATTTCAGTAAAGAAGATATAAAAGAGTTTTCAAATTCAGGAACAGAAGTTCAGGAAATGGCAGATTATTGCTGGGAAAGTGTAATGTACACCACTTTTGGACAAAGCAAAGATTTTCCTAAAATAAGCAGACAGCTTAACGATGTAGAAGGAACGATTTTTAAAAAATTGCTTCCATTGCAATAGACATTCCAGAAGAACGTTTCATTGGAAGAAAAAAAATATTCGGTGAGCAGCCGTTCCAGCGGAACGATTCATCGGTAGAAAAAAGAAAATATGCGGTCAACAGACGTTCCAGCGGAACGTTTCATCGGTAGAAAATATACGTTTTGGCAGAACGTACGATTGATAAACATATAATATCATTATGGCAGATACATATACACAATTGCATGTGCAATTTGTTTTCGCAGTAAAATACAGAAAAGCATTAATTGCACAAGAATGGAAATACAGATTACATAAATACATAACGGGAATCATACAGGCAAATCATCACAAGATGTTATGTATAAATAGTATGCCGGATCATATTCACATATTTATCGGAATGCGTCCGAATCAATCTATTTCCTCATTGATTCAAAATGTAAAAACAGAAACCAGCAAATGGATTAAAGAGCAAAAGCTGTGTTCGAATTTTGCATGGCAGGAAGGATATGGAGCCTTTTCATATTCAAGA
This portion of the Flavobacterium gelatinilyticum genome encodes:
- a CDS encoding winged helix-turn-helix transcriptional regulator is translated as MTTENSSPKEKGCPAEGLLKLLSGKWKPQIFLLAVDGPIRFNGLLRDIKGANKQSISTALRELEEFGLLDKTVIKLKPLHIEYNLSEKGKSLIPVFKQLEFFAEK
- a CDS encoding SMI1/KNR4 family protein; this translates as MIEIHKKEDILIPFNQIGDADWKMNTQKIIEAITDNFGDDLKNPVPKEEILALETKLGTTLPKGLKLFYETFGIAAIGEQLQDFNEVGWIKDIWAGEPQYGPDFTGDDNKVLPYLISFSDYLGNGNMFCFHSETKEIYYYDHDDQPYLTKMFDTVDDYFKGCLIFAQADLAENNEAENWTEEIVIQLLGEKTVKKWRY
- a CDS encoding SMI1/KNR4 family protein; protein product: MNYIKKIKRLYNLSEDENYGFSENEMLDLEKRLNVKLPEKFREYYLELGKEENLNFSFNRLLKPDDEIEFSEDNYLIFYEENQNVAIWGIKKEDLIEDNPPVYGNYDTIERSEWEVESQTTENFFLLMAVFNGTLGGLKYNGNFMGEIEPEIVKFVEDNWKLVLEISRENQKVYSDQFHDVISLSFDQNNKCLAAFIGSSNQNRFDEILDCLDIDWSYLSYDDEDDE
- a CDS encoding SMI1/KNR4 family protein, with amino-acid sequence MWFNKFNFFDLHPGLTEPIPDDFFTKPYSVNELELLDNIRQLYPEGTAPEIFPIPKQIKLPKEYIELLNYSNGGGILNGDREFGYFSLEDIREMYISYGFPFWAPSFLPVAFNGGGKFYAYDFRKENEFPIIAVSSGNIGYDDDCWGFLGYTMENVLSNTNNIEDEQD
- a CDS encoding DUF6138 family protein, whose translation is MRELNYLVKIEGNEALLERFIEAVNNGTVKLDKDYPNPYMLNSGEKFLNSSVIAYFFQTRPFSKELYIDFFEKLRKLNSFNEISYSIGEWIKERITKKFFDVKKEYWTEVRTKKTNPEISISEEEKGILSFLCYVAVCHIKYGPSYAAVTANEYFDIVTQLGSDEVQRLKKNGTGKLPKELIEYKDSDLTAKANDVFAKISIKLAGDNEESYSKALNFINKLLQTDFPKSFEISFSSKEKELLAVKGLPKCGQNYLFAGAVKYPNLHKSILEYINLAKKKYEWYNNLEDENCTMPSTFAVFALGLQDEKYFDTLIDYYKTVDEEHQSVQQKFTPVFLEKFGVNEKSVKVYITAILSMQEHPHSKAFIPYFTTEKSLNLLLDSKENFAKYYFSKEDIKEFSNSGTEVQEMADYCWESVMYTTFGQSKDFPKISRQLNDVEGTIFKKLLPLQ
- the tnpA gene encoding IS200/IS605 family transposase codes for the protein MADTYTQLHVQFVFAVKYRKALIAQEWKYRLHKYITGIIQANHHKMLCINSMPDHIHIFIGMRPNQSISSLIQNVKTETSKWIKEQKLCSNFAWQEGYGAFSYSRSHVPDVIRYIENQEQHHKKKTFLEEYHNMLQAFEIEYDPKYVFTEPIL